A single region of the Lotus japonicus ecotype B-129 chromosome 4, LjGifu_v1.2 genome encodes:
- the LOC130712512 gene encoding zinc finger protein ZAT10-like, which produces MEEDNHALFSWKGKNKDHSCSEISHENSNMTNQSGDVSPGTRLRIKIKGPTAPTIAANAINNNIEQQPYLCHICNKGFISVNALSGHMRVHSLSKRNKDHNNNCSSKHTCSLCRKTFPSNKSLCGHMRVHSAQSVRKSGIESPLRWPVSRKRSPRFSRSSLSSFKENSCLESKGFEEVDPLMQEAAYTLVLMSKGKV; this is translated from the coding sequence ATGGAGGAAGATAACCATGCTCTATTTTCATGGAAAGGGAAGAACAAGGATCATAGTTGCTCTGAAATTTCACATGAGAACAGCAACATGACCAACCAAAGTGGAGATGTTTCACCTGGAACACGCTTACGCATCAAGATCAAAGGTCCTACGGCTCCTACTATAGCAGCCAATGCCATTAACAACAACATTGAGCAACAACCTTACTTGTGCCATATCTGCAACAAAGGCTTTATCTCTGTTAATGCTCTCAGTGGACACATGAGAGTGCACTCCCTCTCCAAAAGGAATAAGGATCACAACAACAACTGCAGTAGCAAACACACTTGTTCCCTTTGCAGAAAAACCTTCCCTTCCAACAAGTCTTTGTGCGGTCACATGAGGGTTCATTCAGCTCAAAGTGTCAGGAAATCAGGAATTGAATCTCCTTTGAGATGGCCTGTGTCTCGTAAAAGAAGCCCCAGATTCAGCAGAAGCAGCTTATCCAGCTTCAAAGAAAATTCTTGTTTGGAATCAAAAGGGTTTGAAGAAGTTGATCCTCTTATGCAAGAAGCCGCATATACACTCGTGTTGATGTCAAAGGGGAAAGTTTGA